TGGCCGTCTCACACGGATCGTCCACCGTCTCCTTCAGACAGTTTACATAAACATAATCATTTCCAATGCCGTGCATTTTCGTAAATTTCATTTTTACCTCCCATGCCGTAATTCTCACCTGCACTTATTATTAACTATTGATTATAACCTATAACAGTGCAACTTACAATTCATCAGGCATAAATATTTCAGCCGGGAGATCTCACATATTGTAACAGCACAGAATCATCTCCGCTGTCTCTGCCATATGATTGCCGCTGTCCATACTGCATTTCTGAATATAACGGTGTGCCTCCTCCTCCGTCAGCCGGTTCCTTTCCATCAGAAGTTTTTTCGCCTTTTCTATCACGGCTTTCTCCTTTTCGGAACGCTTGCGGGGCCCGGTCATGCGCTTCCTTCTGTTCCGTGACCCCTGCCCGGTCATCAGGCTCAGCGTGTCCAGCAGCTCCTGTACTTTGAGAGGCATGCCGACAGACACCACTCCGGTGCTTCCGCAGTTCCCCAGTACCCGATCCGAGGCAACGAGCAGCATTTCAAAGTTTGCCGGAAGTTCTTCCCTCAGTTCCGAATACAGCATATCTGCAAGCCGGTACCCGCAGATCACAATTCCGTCTGACATATGATCGGCGTGATTCAGCACCTGAGCCCCTGAAGTACAGGCCGCCAGCACTTCAAAGCCATGGCGTATCAGCAGATTCTTTATGTTTTTCACATCTTCTGTCCTGGGAAAAACCACAATTATATTGCTCACACTTACGCCTCCTATCATAACACGTTCACACGATCATACAGGCGCATCAGATTTTATACAGATACTGGTCTATCTCCCATTCCGTCACCTGAGCCGTATAAGCCTCCCACTCTGCCCTTTTCGCTGTGACATACCGTTCCACAAATGCGTCTCCAAGCACTTCTTTCATAAATTCACTCTTCTCCAGTTCCCTGACCGCTTCCAGAAGATTTGCCGGGAGCGCCGTGATGCCCGCCGCCTTTTTCTCGGCGCGGCTCATCTCAAAAATATTGCGTTTGACAGCGTCCGGCGGCATGATCTGATTCCTAATGCCGTCAAGACCGGCTGCAAGACATACTGCAAGTGCAAGATACGGATTCGCGGCGGGGTCCGGGCAGCGGAGTTCAATGCGTGTTCCCTCCCCCCTCTCCGTCGGAATCCGGATCAGGGGACTCCTGTTTTTAACCGACCATGCGATATAGACCGGCGCCTCAAAACCGGGAACCAGACGTTTATAAGAGTTTACAAGCGGATTGGTGACCGCAGCCATACTCTTCATATGTCTCATAAGTCCGCCGATAAAACAGTACGCCTCATGACTCAGTCCCACGGCATCTTCCTCATCCCGGAAGATATTATAGCCGTCCTTCGACAGCGACATATTAATATGCATACCGGAACCGTTGATACCGTATTTGGGCTTCGGCATAAATGACGCATGCAGGCCCCGGCGCTTTGCCATTGTTTTCACCGCCAGTTTAAACGTCATGATATTATCCGCCGTGATAAGCGCCGGTCCGTACTTAAAATCAATCTCATGCTGTGCCGGCGCCACTTCGTGATGGGAAGCCTCTATTTCAAATCCCATCTCCTCAAGCGTCAGCACCATATCGCGCCTTGCATTCTCACCGAGGTCCACCGGTCCCAGATCGAAATACCCCGCCTTCTCATGGGTGATCGTGGTTGGCAGTCCGTCATCATCTGTATGAAAGAGAAAAAATTCGCATTCAGGGCCAACGTTAAATTCATATCCCATATCGTCCGCCTGTTTCAGCACTCTCTTCAGAATATGGCGCGGGTC
The Ruminococcus gauvreauii genome window above contains:
- a CDS encoding ANTAR domain-containing response regulator; translation: MSNIIVVFPRTEDVKNIKNLLIRHGFEVLAACTSGAQVLNHADHMSDGIVICGYRLADMLYSELREELPANFEMLLVASDRVLGNCGSTGVVSVGMPLKVQELLDTLSLMTGQGSRNRRKRMTGPRKRSEKEKAVIEKAKKLLMERNRLTEEEAHRYIQKCSMDSGNHMAETAEMILCCYNM
- the glnA gene encoding type I glutamate--ammonia ligase, which gives rise to MSRYTKEDILQIVEEEDVEFIRLQFTDMFGVFKNVAITSSQLEKALHNECMFDGSSIDGFVRIEESDMYLYPDVDSFEIFPWRPQQGKVARLICDVYRPEGVPFEGDPRHILKRVLKQADDMGYEFNVGPECEFFLFHTDDDGLPTTITHEKAGYFDLGPVDLGENARRDMVLTLEEMGFEIEASHHEVAPAQHEIDFKYGPALITADNIMTFKLAVKTMAKRRGLHASFMPKPKYGINGSGMHINMSLSKDGYNIFRDEEDAVGLSHEAYCFIGGLMRHMKSMAAVTNPLVNSYKRLVPGFEAPVYIAWSVKNRSPLIRIPTERGEGTRIELRCPDPAANPYLALAVCLAAGLDGIRNQIMPPDAVKRNIFEMSRAEKKAAGITALPANLLEAVRELEKSEFMKEVLGDAFVERYVTAKRAEWEAYTAQVTEWEIDQYLYKI